The region CAGGAATTCGGATTTCTGCAAGCAAAAGCGGACGGATCGGAGAGAAAATCCCTTCTCCCTTTGCACAGGAAGAAGGGATTCGTTTTAATGTTACTTAATATTATGTCGGAGAATTTCCGTTTTGCTTCTCCCATTCCTTCGCTTTTTCGATGCCTCGTTTTTCGTTTACGAACGCGTTGATTACGAGAGAGATAAAGAAGAAGATCGCTACCACCAAAAAGGCGTTACGTAGATCGAAGATTTTCTGAAGCATTCCGATGGCGAATACTCCTATTGCTCCCGCCAGTTTTCCGGACAGTCCCCAGAGTCCGAAAAATTCTCCTGACTTTGTTTCCGGGGAGAAGATGGCCACTAGTCCCCGACTTGCGGACTGGGTGGATCCTACACCCGAACCTGCTAAGGTCCCGAAGAATACGAAAACCCATTGCACGGAGAAATCGAATCCTAAGCCGTTCAAAATCGCGGTGATATCTTTCACGAAGTAGATACCTAGAAGACATAGGATCCAGAAAACTAAGGTAATATTAAAGGTTCTCTTGGCGCCGAATTTGTCTTGGACCGTTCCAAAGACGATCGCTCCTATCATAGCGAAGATTTGCAGAAGAATAAAAAGAGTCTTCGTTTGCTCAGCGGTGATCTTGATTTCCTGGTTTCCGTAAAGAAATGCGAAGGAGATAACGATGGAGATCGCGGCCATAGAGAAGAAGAGCGAAACCAGATAGATAACCAAATCCTTGAAATATCCCACGGATCGGATCGTTTTGAATACTTGATGAAAGCCGATTCTTAAATAACTTCTTCCGTCCGGTTTTGCGGTAAGGGCCTGGTATTCTTTCAACAAGATGAATGTAGGAATTCCTGCGAGAAAAAAGAACAGGGCGGTCAAAGGTCCTACCTGTCTTAAGGAGCCGTAATTTTCACTCGTGATTGCGTCTCCTACCCATTGGCTTACCAGAAAAACGGAAAGCAATCCGCCGATATAACCGACTCCCCAGGCATATCCTGAAATTTTACCTAGTTGTTCTTTGGGGCCCAAATGTGGGAGGAAAGAGGAGGCGAAGTTTTCTCCCGATGCAAAAAAGAAGTTCGAAAAGATCAGCAATACAAACGCTACACCCCAGACTCCCGGGCTAGAAGCAAGCCAAAGGGCGGAAGTGGTGATAATGCAACCTATATAGCTCCAAAATAAAAAGGCTTTTTTTCTCGCGGAATAATCGGAGATGGCGCCGAATAAAGGCCCGGTGATCACTACCAATAGGTAGGAAATGCACAATGCTAAACCGAAGAAGAAATTTCCATCCTCATACGGATTGCCGGGATTGGAAGACTGCGGAACCAGAACTTCCGCGAAAACTCTGCAATAGATGACTGTTATAATAACCGTAGTATAGCTCGAATTGGCGAAATCGAACATGCACCATCCGAAGATTTCCCGTAAGGGAGCGCGTTTGGTTACTTGCATTGTAAAAAAGTTTCCTCTATGGAATTTCCGAATGAGGATGGGCTCGAAAGTCCTATTGTCAACGAGAAATATCGGCTTCCCAGGGTATATGCTACCTTTATAAAATTAGGAAAAAAATCCCTTGATCCCCCGCTTACGGATACTAGATTACTTGGAAGCTTCCCCTTTCGACGTCCAATAGATATACGAGTACATGAATTCGCCGGACTTCAGCCAAATCGATTTGAACGCCTTAATGCGACCTAGAAAGGTTTGCGTGTGCAACCAAGTATCCGAGCAAGATCTGTTGGATTCTATCCGTAGGGGAAACGATACATTAGGAAAATTAATGAGAGATACCAATTGCTGCACAGGCTGCGGCACTTGCAGAGGGAGAGTGACCAAACTACTTTCCGAAACTCTCGCAGCCCAGTCTAAATGAATCTTCCTTTTCTCTCCGTAAATATGGCCATGACCTTGGACGGAAAAGTTTCTCGTCCCGACGGAAAATGGTACGGTCTTTCTTCCCGAAACGATAAGAGAAGAATGGACCAAATCCGCTCCGAATCGGATGCTTTGATCCTGGGAAAAAACAGCCTTTTAAACGACGATCCGGTCACTCATCTACGTTATGTGGAATCCGACCGGGAACCTAGGCCTATTCTTCTAGTTCGTAACGGAACCCTGCCCGAGGATCGCAAAGTATTTCAATTTTCCAAGCAAAGACCCTTACTATTCTGCACTTCGAATAACGAGAAAGAAGTGCGCTCCAATTTGGAGGATCTCGCGGAGATCGTAGTATTGGATTCTCAGGATATGGATTCCGATTTTGTGCTTTTAGAATTGGGAAAACGAGGATATTCCAAAATACTTCTTGAAGGCGGACCTAGGCTCAACGATTCCTTTTTTCGAAAAGGATTGGTGAATCGGCTCTATGTTACGATCGTGCCTTTCTTAGTGGGACAAAAAGGA is a window of Leptospira wolffii serovar Khorat str. Khorat-H2 DNA encoding:
- a CDS encoding MFS transporter codes for the protein MQVTKRAPLREIFGWCMFDFANSSYTTVIITVIYCRVFAEVLVPQSSNPGNPYEDGNFFFGLALCISYLLVVITGPLFGAISDYSARKKAFLFWSYIGCIITTSALWLASSPGVWGVAFVLLIFSNFFFASGENFASSFLPHLGPKEQLGKISGYAWGVGYIGGLLSVFLVSQWVGDAITSENYGSLRQVGPLTALFFFLAGIPTFILLKEYQALTAKPDGRSYLRIGFHQVFKTIRSVGYFKDLVIYLVSLFFSMAAISIVISFAFLYGNQEIKITAEQTKTLFILLQIFAMIGAIVFGTVQDKFGAKRTFNITLVFWILCLLGIYFVKDITAILNGLGFDFSVQWVFVFFGTLAGSGVGSTQSASRGLVAIFSPETKSGEFFGLWGLSGKLAGAIGVFAIGMLQKIFDLRNAFLVVAIFFFISLVINAFVNEKRGIEKAKEWEKQNGNSPT
- a CDS encoding bacterioferritin-associated ferredoxin — its product is MNSPDFSQIDLNALMRPRKVCVCNQVSEQDLLDSIRRGNDTLGKLMRDTNCCTGCGTCRGRVTKLLSETLAAQSK
- a CDS encoding RibD family protein; translated protein: MNLPFLSVNMAMTLDGKVSRPDGKWYGLSSRNDKRRMDQIRSESDALILGKNSLLNDDPVTHLRYVESDREPRPILLVRNGTLPEDRKVFQFSKQRPLLFCTSNNEKEVRSNLEDLAEIVVLDSQDMDSDFVLLELGKRGYSKILLEGGPRLNDSFFRKGLVNRLYVTIVPFLVGQKGLPSITGGDSAYLDFDKDVWKLTSCEKHEEEVFLIYDKK